One region of Kazachstania africana CBS 2517 chromosome 3, complete genome genomic DNA includes:
- the PPS1 gene encoding tyrosine/serine/threonine protein phosphatase PPS1 (similar to Saccharomyces cerevisiae PPS1 (YBR276C); ancestral locus Anc_1.312), with translation MLSTANQRGPEKIEGGTKVTKRPNSISTWDVGTKKATLYKDNMDYKHISPHELASLLKVHQSMRLPEYSAMFPWLHSYSTTHPPTYPDAISIIRSNVLSQEHNWIPNSGMLKSSMDPSDFLISWNEQCSFDILKYDNDSDNEEIFSLIKDLIMNESATIVVDLLNAEQLANICMKNKVLPFLKTDLHAFRTYCDKSRNKSVNSSFQPLHSGNDSGQTNWRQQNSSFRRFDLQCAKMVELSSKIIIYCLNIDPLAHDHSGCTDCFQLASLLKLALLLLRRHYSAVHYPFEDTLEITILKFERFDKFPLGSVATKPMLLSSTEKQTPQQVSSMFDVISFNNWDRNLLYHEQLEMTKVSSMTSVDSTYDLWCGNLTDYQLYKIFGPYKNLGKVENYPCYYSPDNTIVRLSQLEFDSDDTLKNDSKLFNIPITNVPLNLFIRCSEKSGLPDVASLISNLNSNEGAITFNFPGSGTIGLGNLNINSVEIILNVCYSIYRYSKMHKRGALIYCTDGYSETSFLLVAYLIFLWDLSLEEVMLKLHSECRRPFYLYQIDLQVLGHLQTLLRNYSPRREENSVSYNCSNGSTPLKISPETFSNIFLAKIPMTMANWTKLNGPLPSRILPHLYLGSLEHAQSPILLKRLGITHIVSVGEELSWLGDPSDSIRRNRGVSSPSPPIIQEINEVSSTYMTPRRATMRTDSYDINLPKSSSTKIIEKNGFKICKINNLQDNGIDPLSKPLNDILEFIDDCYKKKIGKVLVHCMVGVSRSATVCIAEVMKRMKVDVLKAYLYVRVRRLNIIIQPNLMFMYELIKWQEELGVERLVDWHIMCRSIVELNKKYL, from the coding sequence ATGCTTTCAACAGCAAATCAAAGAGGGCCGGAGAAGATAGAAGGCGGTACTAAGGTCACCAAGAGGCCTAACAGTATATCTACATGGGATGTTGGCACCAAAAAAGCCACACTGTATAAAGACAATATGGACTACAAACATATATCACCACATGAATTAGCATCATTACTTAAAGTACACCAATCAATGAGGTTACCAGAATATTCAGCTATGTTTCCATGGTTGCATTCATATTCTACTACGCACCCACCGACTTATCCAGATGCAATTTCTATCATCCGTTCGAATGTTTTATCGCAAGAGCATAATTGGATACCAAATTCTGGGATGTTGAAAAGTTCAATGGATCCCAGTGattttcttatttcatGGAATGAGCAGTGCTCTTTTGACATACTAAAGTATGATAATGATagtgataatgaagaaatttttagcCTCATTAAAGATCTTATTATGAACGAATCTGCAACCATAGTTGTTGATTTGCTGAATGCCGAACAATTGGCAAACATTTGCATGAAAAATAAGGTGTTGCCATTTCTCAAGACTGATTTACATGCCTTTAGAACCTACTGTGATAAATCGAGAAACAAATCGGTTAACTCTTCTTTTCAGCCACTTCATTCCGGTAATGATTCAGGTCAGACCAATTGGAGACAACAAAACAGTTCCTTTAGAAGGTTTGACTTACAATGTGCAAAGATGGTAGAactatcttcaaaaattatcataTATTGTTTGAATATAGATCCATTGGCCCACGATCATTCAGGTTGCACTGACTGCTTTCAACTAGCGTCGCTCCTAAAATTAgctcttcttctcttgaGGCGACATTATTCTGCCGTGCACTACCCATTTGAAGATACGTTAGAAATTACCATCTTAAAGTTTGAACGATTCGATAAGTTTCCCTTGGGCTCAGTGGCTACAAAACCCATGTTACTCTCCTCTACGGAAAAACAAACCCCTCAGCaagtttcttcaatgtTTGATGTTATTTCCTTCAATAATTGGGAtagaaatttattatatcaCGAACAATTAGAAATGACAAAAGTTTCATCAATGACAAGCGTTGATAGTACTTATGATCTTTGGTGCGGTAACCTAACAGACTATCAGCTTTATAAGATATTTGGTCCTTATAAAAATTTGGGTAAGGTAGAAAACTATCCATGCTATTATTCACCGGATAATACTATCGTCAGGCTATCACAGCTTGAATTCGACAGTGACGATACACTTAAAAATGACTCTAAACTATTTAATATTCCTATAACTAATGTCCCACTGAATTTATTCATACGATGTTCAGAAAAATCAGGCCTTCCAGATGTGGCATCTTTAATTTCTAATCTAAACAGTAATGAAGGGGCAataactttcaattttccCGGTTCTGGTACTATTGGATTAGGTAATTTGAACATCAATTCTGTggaaataattttgaatgtaTGTTATTCGATTTATAGATATTCTAAGATGCATAAAAGAGGGGCATTGATTTACTGTACCGATGGCTATTCTGAAACTAGCTTCTTGTTAGTTGCATACCTAATATTTCTTTGGGATTTATCGTTGGAAGAAGTTATGTTGAAATTGCATTCAGAATGTAGAAGGCCATTTTATCTTTACCAAATAGATTTACAGGTTTTAGGTCATTTACAAACGCTATTGAGAAATTACAGTCCTcgaagagaagaaaattcGGTCTCATACAATTGCAGTAATGGTTCAActccattgaaaataagCCCTGAAACATTTAGTAATATCTTTCTAGCGAAAATTCCAATGACTATGGCCAATTGgacaaaattgaatggCCCACTACCTTCTCGCATATTACCACATCTATATTTAGGTTCTTTAGAGCATGCACAGTCACCAATCCTTTTAAAAAGATTGGGAATAACTCATATTGTTTCTGTAGGCGAGGAATTATCGTGGTTAGGAGACCCAAGTGATTCAATTAGGAGAAACAGAGGTGTATCAAGCCCCTCCCCACCTATTatacaagaaattaatGAGGTTTCATCAACATACATGACGCCACGGAGAGCTACCATGCGAACCGATAGCTATGATATTAATCTACCAAAGTCatcttcaacaaaaattattgaaaaaaacggtttcaaaatctgcaaaatcaataatttacaaGATAATGGTATTGATCCTTTAAGTAAGCCACTGAACGATATTTTAGAATTCATTGACGATtgttacaaaaaaaaaataggCAAAGTGCTAGTTCATTGTATGGTTGGTGTTTCAAGATCTGCTACAGTTTGTATTGCTGAAGTtatgaaaagaatgaaagtGGATGTGTTGAAAGCTTACTTATATGTCCGTGTCAGACGATTGAACATCATAATCCAGCCAAATCTCATGTTTATGTACGAACTTATAAAGTGGCAGGAGGAACTGGGCGTAGAAAGATTAGTAGATTGGCATATTATGTGTAGGTCAATTGTAGAACTAAATAAAAAGTATTTATAA
- the MRPL8 gene encoding mitochondrial 54S ribosomal protein bL17m (similar to Saccharomyces cerevisiae MRPL8 (YJL063C); ancestral locus Anc_1.313): MTVGIARKLSRTKPHREALLKNLVTQLLQHGTISSTHEKCKEASRLADRVINMAKKVNQMEDGRARDKYLSEIQSRLFLSGDNNHLLINLVNAIAPKYISRQGGYTRVIRLEPRLTDKACESILELVDTPILDKDGNLNKGNLKFWLLIKNVINDESQSKPYNDITIHNLQKMAKFKDRKQFETEILTVKRLLKGQANQFWDENSESGLVTLLVNQVYHTVLSSKGHSGYKFINERPLRPKST; encoded by the coding sequence ATGACAGTTGGCATTGCTAGGAAACTCTCACGAACAAAACCACATCGTGAAgctcttttgaagaatctcGTTACTCAATTATTACAACATGGAACCATATCATCGACTCATGAAAAGTGTAAAGAGGCGTCAAGGCTGGCAGATAGAGTCATTAATATGGCTAAGAAAGTAAATCAGATGGAGGACGGTAGAGCTAGAGATAAATATTTAAGTGAAATACAATCGAGGCTGTTCCTTTCCGGTGATAATAACCACCTTTTGATTAATTTGGTTAATGCAATAGCTCCCAAATACATTTCTCGACAAGGGGGTTATACAAGAGTGATACGACTGGAACCCAGGCTGACGGACAAAGCCTGTGAATCTATTTTAGAGCTTGTCGATACACCTATCCTCGATAAAGATGGAAATTTAAATAAGGGAAATCTTAAGTTCTGGctattgataaaaaatgtAATAAATGATGAATCACAATCTAAACCATATAATGATATCACAATACATAATTTGCAAAAAATGGCAAAGTTTAAAGATAGAAAACAATTTGAGACTGAGATCCTGACCGTTAAAAGACTACTTAAAGGACAAGCAAATCAATTCTGGGATGAGAACTCGGAGTCAGGCCTCGTTACTTTATTGGTAAACCAAGTATATCACACCGTACTGTCGTCAAAGGGACACAGTGGttataaatttatcaatgaGAGACCCTTGAGACCAAAATCTACCTAG
- the COA3 gene encoding Coa3p (similar to Saccharomyces cerevisiae YJL062W-A; ancestral locus Anc_1.314), producing the protein MPLEPSRYQDKRTWKMTPAMIRARQPFFAKNMVGLVGLLAVTGGVYFYTYNFLHKDNDFAEVPIPPVSEEELKQLKKEYELKKRSHSD; encoded by the coding sequence ATGCCTTTAGAACCATCTCGTTATCAGGACAAAAGGACCTGGAAAATGACGCCGGCTATGATCAGGGCAAGACAGCCATTTTTTGCCAAGAATATGGTTGGTCTCGTGGGATTGCTTGCTGTGACCGGTGGTGTCTATTTCTACACCtacaattttcttcataaaGATAACGATTTTGCTGAGGTACCAATTCCACCAGTTAGTGAGGAAGAATTGAAGCAActgaaaaaagaatacGAGTTGAAAAAACGATCTCATTCTGATTGA
- the TSC10 gene encoding 3-dehydrosphinganine reductase (similar to Saccharomyces cerevisiae TSC10 (YBR265W); ancestral locus Anc_1.315), translating to MKYTLEDQTVLITGGSQGLGKQFAIKYYQESRNSKIIIVSRAASKLSKVIQEITKQEDAIELSEKTTQSVISANRIFYIPCDISIYASVSGMFEILQSINLLPTQILQCAGGSTPKLFKDLTSEELSGGVQMNYLTSLNIAHHAAKLLTSKKIHLIFFSSATAFFPFIGYSQYAPLKASLRALVSILRQELPNFRISCVYPGNFDSEGFKIEELTKPEITKEIEGPSYPISCEECCDKIIWWLEKGYDDVTTDTIGWILMSIDLGLNKNVYGRSFLYILQLILGALINLIIVPFYMLFCSYQIKSWFNKQEKKQ from the coding sequence ATGAAGTACACTTTAGAAGATCAAACGGTATTGATCACTGGTGGATCACAGGGACTGGGCAAACAATTTgccatcaaatattatcagGAGTCGAGGAATTCCAAGATTATCATTGTTAGTCGAGCTGCAAGTAAACTTTCCAAAGtgattcaagaaattacGAAACAAGAGGATGCCATTGAATTGAGTGAAAAGACCACACAATCTGTTATTTCTGCAAACAGAATCTTCTATATCCCATGTGACATATCTATCTATGCATCTGTGAGTGGTATGTTTGAGATTCTTCAATCAATCAACTTGTTACCAACCCAGATTTTGCAATGTGCTGGTGGCTCAACaccaaaattatttaaagaCTTGACGTCGGAAGAATTAAGTGGCGGGGTCCAAATGAACTATTTAACATCATTGAATATTGCTCATCATGCAGCGAAATTACTGacttcaaaaaagattCACCTTATCTTTTTCTCTAGTGCTACTGCATTTTTCCCATTCATTGGTTACTCTCAATATGCGCCATTAAAGGCTTCATTAAGAGCCCTGGTTAGTATCTTAAGGCAAgaattaccaaattttaGAATCTCTTGTGTTTATCCTGGCAATTTCGATAGTGaaggtttcaaaattgaagaattaacAAAGCCAGAAATTACAAAGGAAATTGAAGGACCATCTTATCCTATCAGCTGCGAAGAATGTTGCGATAAGATCATCTGGTGGCTTGAGAAAGGATATGATGATGTAACTACTGATACCATTGGTTGGATCCTTATGAGTATAGATTTAGGATTGAACAAAAACGTCTATGGAAGATCATTCTTGTATATACTACAACTAATTTTGGGTGCTTTAATCAACTTAATCATAGTTCCATTCTACATGCTTTTCTGTTCCTATCAAATAAAGTCATGGTTCAATAAAcaagagaagaaacaaTGA
- the REI1 gene encoding Rei1p (similar to Saccharomyces cerevisiae REI1 (YBR267W); ancestral locus Anc_1.316): protein MSGMYTCNSCALQFESGPAQREHMKSDWHRYNLKRRVADLPPISYETFNSKVASANAQAKESQNSGKQLTKKEIRRREKEALLEKKRQLLELARQSMLKNMQNAQEASAPEATKEEAEPLVDVAAEKKAEEEKEKEGPNEEELTEEQLAEKLMATKLANKVDIPLEQCLFCSKNKTFRDFETNLDHMFKSHGFYIPEQKYLVDKEGLVKYMSEKIGLGNVCIVCNYQGRSLEAVRAHMLDKRHCKIPYEVENEKLEISEFYDFTSTYDQFKDHKEQAHIVVDKSGKTTFNKDNDDEDEWEDVSGTEEGDDEEEELPSEYLYNDGIELHLPSGVKVGHRSLQRYYRQNLKPEKEWTEGQGTLIAAETRSFLTTFDRKEVQVQKLVWQTEVKDKKRHDKRSAKFINNQPYYRDQLLQ, encoded by the coding sequence ATGTCTGGAATGTATACTTGTAACTCCTGTGCTCTTCAATTTGAGTCAGGTCCTGCACAACGAGAACACATGAAGTCGGATTGGCATCgttacaatttgaaaaggcGAGTTGCTGACTTACCACCAATATCATACGAGACTTTCAATTCCAAAGTAGCTTCAGCGAATGCTCAAGCTAAGGAAAGTCAAAATAGTGGAAAACAACTGACCAAGAAAGAGattagaagaagagagaAAGAGGCTCTTTTggagaaaaaaagacagTTATTGGAGTTAGCAAGACAAAGTATGTTGAAGAACATGCAAAATGCTCAAGAAGCTAGCGCACCTGAAGCTACAAAGGAAGAAGCTGAGCCACTTGTCGATGTTGCAGCTGAGAAGAAggctgaagaagaaaaagaaaaagaagggCCAAACGAAGAAGAACTAACCGAAGAACAGTTggctgaaaaattaatggCCACTAAACTTGCTAATAAAGTTGATATTCCCCTAGAGCAATGCTTATTCTGTTCTAAAAATAAGACTTTCagagattttgaaactaATTTAGATCATATGTTTAAGAGCCATGGGTTCTACATACCagaacaaaaatatttggttGATAAAGAAGGTTTAGTTAAATACATGtcagaaaaaattggtttagGTAATGTTTGCATTGTTTGTAACTACCAAGGGAGATCTTTAGAAGCGGTAAGAGCACATATGTTGGATAAGAGACACTGTAAGATTCCATATGAGgtggaaaatgaaaagttggaaatttcagaattttATGATTTTACCAGTACTTACGATCAGTTCAAAGACCATAAAGAACAAGCACATATTGTAGTCGATAAGAGTGGCAAAACCACAtttaataaagataatgacGATGAGGACGAATGGGAAGATGTTAGTGGGACTGAAGAaggtgatgatgaagaggaagaattGCCAAGCGAATACTTGTACAATGACGGTATTGAATTGCATTTACCAAGCGGTGTTAAAGTAGGACATAGGTCATTACAACGTTACTATAGACAAAATCTAAAGCCAGAGAAGGAATGGACTGAGGGCCAAGGTACATTAATTGCGGCTGAAACCAGAAGCTTTCTAACGACCTTTGATAGAAAAGAAGTTCAAGTACAAAAACTCGTTTGGCAAACTGAAGTTAAAGATAAAAAGAGACACGACAAGAGATCTGCCAAGTTTATCAACAACCAACCTTATTACAGAGACCAATTATTGCAATAG
- the MRPL37 gene encoding mitochondrial 54S ribosomal protein mL54 (similar to Saccharomyces cerevisiae MRPL37 (YBR268W); ancestral locus Anc_1.318): MLRLSRRFFSHSRSVLQSTKCLLVSSCPEGTPLKLGVRKGQKPPLALKDEEYPGWLWSVLNEESANTQKELSPIQELELRRKQLRKLNRDKIKQKNFLSEL; this comes from the coding sequence ATGTTAAGATTATCTAGGCGCTTTTTTAGCCATTCACGATCTGTTTTACAGAGCACAAAATGCTTACTTGTATCATCCTGCCCTGAAGGAACCCCATTAAAACTTGGAGTAAGGAAGGGGCAAAAGCCGCCTCTagcattgaaagatgaagagTATCCTGGGTGGTTATGGTCAGTACTTAACGAGGAGTCAGCTAACACgcaaaaagaattatcaCCCATCCAAGAGCTAGAACTACGAAGGAAACAGCTGAGAAAACTAAATAGAGATAAGATTAAGCAAAAGAACTTCTTGAGTGAATTATga
- the SDH8 gene encoding Sdh8p (similar to Saccharomyces cerevisiae YBR269C; ancestral locus Anc_1.320), which yields MSFVAIDYTFLGRQSNFIKPTCVLITRNLRTKVIASPPKLKREEQEEFEQLQRTANSEDTIRKYNENIDPLSESQNSSILSSEVGQFSPEFTKTIPEFEGNVNPVTGEVNGPKQDPLRHGDYSFNGRVTDF from the coding sequence ATGTCGTTTGTAGCCATAGACTACACTTTTCTGGGGAGACAATCAAACTTTATTAAACCTACATGTGTGCTGATAACAAGGAATTTAAGGACAAAAGTGATAGCAAGTCCACCTAAGTTGAAGAGAGAAGAGCAGGAAGAGTTTGAACAGTTACAGAGGACCGCAAACTCTGAAGATACGATTAGAAaatacaatgaaaatatagaTCCATTAAGTGAAAGTCAAAATTCAAGCATTTTGTCAAGTGAAGTAGGGCAGTTTTCGCCTGAATTTACCAAAACAATACCTGAGTTTGAAGGCAATGTTAATCCAGTAACAGGAGAGGTGAATGGTCCCAAACAGGACCCTTTGCGTCACGGTGACTATTCTTTTAACGGTAGGGTCACCGATTTTTAA
- the BIT2 gene encoding Bit2p (similar to Saccharomyces cerevisiae YBR270C and BIT61 (YJL058C); ancestral locus Anc_1.323) translates to MSENNDTALTLSVPRIKDVKRRHTLLTPISSPSNTDIPLNSKTSNMVATRPNMTRVYSVSSEVVPQILTHPDPEDSILNKKTKSQLDSSARWSHVGFQSIFQNPNGTGQRRSIDSFSSRESSNASSNNPNSSFRQKSVDSFDRKSHLKVANTFSNESLYTLFSNSRDRLNKRRERKNSLLSLPLSSSNNMAKGNNPANLGTEDSSYTKQNRLLKTRSTSHSLNTSGSIASSTASSTASKKKNLFLKKVTSKIFQSNKHGLSSTGVGSRGKKDKNKEQVVPNSLGKFLHSSLNKHRSPVQFIHNTTGGIIDSGKSVYSFNPSILNNTNDFALAITQLDDSSYDSTNITILHDLLKNLPSLEENYKTFSIQELHILSGNVWGIYCSIVIELFKNQRIWQLPAKIEDINRLLEFYITLKHNSKIASVSSNVKFINELEEFITTSLYVFENQIVFNYTNEETINTALKRLGIIWQVFFQQVYYDIIAVLLPLERWFELKQTSHNRHKTHNYTNHHHKGHSYLSSHGSSTSALPNVKKTVSNTSLNGDVDSNPIMSIDYLLLKCFRDSIVLPYYQNFIHSHDGASKSFQMYILSEEEENDVTEQDKMTLLQCFGILSTIHGDDRNQQIMEELLEGVRMSF, encoded by the coding sequence ATGTCTGAAAACAATGATACTGCTCTTACGCTGTCGGTTCCCAGAATAAAGGACGTGAAGAGAAGACATACCCTATTGACTCCAATATCGTCACCTTCTAATACTGACATTCCGTTGAACAGTAAAACTTCTAATATGGTGGCTACCAGGCCAAATATGACAAGAGTATATAGTGTTTCATCAGAAGTTGTGCCGCAAATTTTAACACATCCAGATCCAGAAGACTCCATACTGAATaagaaaacaaaatcaCAACTTGATTCAAGTGCAAGATGGTCTCATGTGGGGTTCCagtcaatttttcaaaatccaAATGGAACAGGCCAAAGAAGGTCTATTGACAGTTTTAGTTCCAGAGAATCAAGCAATGCATCAAGTAATAATCCAAATTCCTCGTTCAGACAAAAGAGTGTCGATTCATTTGATAGAAAAAGCCATTTGAAAGTAGCTAATACGTTTTCTAACGAGAGTCTCTATACGTTATTCTCCAATTCAAGGGACAGGCTAAACAAGAGgagagaaagaaagaactCTCTACTTAGTTTACCTTTGAGTAGTAGTAACAACATGGCAAAAGGTAATAATCCTGCCAATTTGGGTACAGAAGATTCTTCCTACACCAAGCAAAATAGACTGCTCAAAACTCGTTCAACATCTCATTCGCTCAATACATCTGGATCTATTGCATCTTCTACCGCCAGTAGCACAGCAtctaagaagaagaatctcTTTCTCAAAAAGGTCACTAGtaagatttttcaatctaaTAAACATGGATTATCTAGCACTGGGGTTGGATCTAGAGGTAAGAAGGACAAAAATAAGGAGCAAGTAGTGCCAAATTCGCTAGGTAAATTTTTACATTCCTCTTTGAATAAACATAGATCACCCGTACAATTTATTCATAATACTACTGGTGGTATAATAGATTCAGGGAAATCTGTTTATTCATTTAAtccatcaattttgaataatacAAACGATTTTGCTTTGGCAATAACACAACTTGATGATTCTAGTTATGATTCAACAAACATTACAATCTTACatgatttattgaaaaatctgccatctttagaagaaaattataaaacTTTTAGCATACAAGAATTGCATATACTTTCAGGAAACGTTTGGGGTATCTACTGTAGCATAGTGATTGAACTATTCAagaatcaaagaatttggCAATTACCTGCAAAAATCGAAGATATCAATAGATTATTAGAATTTTATATTACACTGAAGCACAATTCTAAGATAGCTTCAGTGTCCTCAAACGTTAAATTCATCAACGAATTAGAGGAATTCATTACAACGTCGTTGTAcgtttttgaaaatcaaatagTTTTTAACTACACTAACGAAGAGACTATAAATACtgctttgaaaagattggGTATTATATGGCAGGTGTTTTTCCAACAAGTCTATTATGATATCATTGCCGTCTTGCTACCTCTAGAAAGATGgtttgaattgaaacaGACATCTCATAACCGGCATAAGACCCATAATTATACGAACCACCATCATAAGGGACATTCATACCTTAGTTCGCATGGCTCAAGCACAAGCGCTCTTCCGAATGTTAAGAAGACAGTTAGTAATACAAGCTTAAATGGCGACGTGGACTCTAATCCAATCATGTCGATAGATTATTTACTCTTAAAATGTTTCCGCGATTCCATCGTTCTCCCGTACTATCAGAACTTCATTCATAGTCATGATGGTGCCAGTAAATCGTTTCAAATGTACATTTTAAgcgaagaagaagaaaatgatgttaCCGAACAAGATAAGATGACCCTATTACAATGTTTTGGTATATTGAGCACGATTCATGGTGATGACAGGAATCAACAAATCATGGAAGAGCTTCTGGAAGGTGTTAGGATGAGTTTTTAA
- the KAFR0C04240 gene encoding aldo/keto reductase — MSLVKQVPFGNTGIKISPIVVGCMSFGSKRWQAWIEDDREEAFKILKYCYDHGLRTFDTADVYSNGESEKFLGEFLKRYNIRRETVVILTKVYFPVDDELPEFGGFKDLAASEQMQLDVTNQRGLSRKHILAGVAKSVERLGTYIDVLQLHRLDHGLPMKEIMRSLNDVVMSGNVRYIGASTMLATEFVEMQYIAEKYNWFQFVSWQSQYNLLYREDEREVIPFAKKHNIALIPWSPNARGILTRPNGVDSDRSSIDPRLQNLPEQDKQIIDRVEKVARDRGVSMAMVSTAWVLSKGCSPIVGLNSIERVQEAIEAVNLKLNEAEIKFLEEPYHTKPLEPIFN, encoded by the coding sequence atgtcTTTAGTCAAACAAGTCCCATTTGGTAACACTGGTATTAAGATCTCCCCAATTGTTGTTGGTTGTATGTCCTTTGGCTCAAAGAGATGGCAAGCGTGGATTGAAGATGACAGAGAGGAAGCATTCAAAATCTTAAAATACTGTTACGATCACGGTTTGCGTACGTTTGATACTGCTGATGTTTACAGCAACGGTGAAAGTGAGAAATTCTTAGGTGAATTCCTGAAAAGGTACAATATTAGAAGGGAAACTGTCGTTATTTTAACTAAAGTTTACTTCCCTGTCGATGATGAACTACCAGAATTTGGTGGTTTCAAAGATCTTGCAGCCAGTGAGCAGATGCAACTTGATGTCACCAATCAAAGAGGCCTCTCTCGTAAGCACATCTTAGCAGGTGTCGCTAAATCTGTAGAAAGACTAGGCACTTACATTGATGTTTTACAATTACATAGATTGGACCATGGTTTAccaatgaaagaaataatgaGATCCTTGAACGATGTCGTTATGAGCGGTAATGTAAGGTATATTGGTGCTTCCACTATGCTCGCGACCGAATTTGTCGAAATGCAATATATTGCAGAAAAATACAACTGGtttcaatttgtttcatGGCAATCTCAGTACAACCTATTGTATAGAGAAGATGAGAGGGAAGTTATCCCATTTGCCAAAAAACACAATATTGCTTTGATCCCATGGTCCCCAAATGCAAGAGGTATTCTGACAAGACCCAATGGTGTAGACTCTGATAGAAGCTCAATTGACCCACGTCTGCAGAATTTACCAGAACAAGATAAGCAAATTATTGACAGAGTCGAGAAAGTTGCTAGGGATAGAGGTGTAAGCATGGCGATGGTTTCAACTGCTTGGGTCTTAAGCAAAGGGTGTTCGCCAATTGTTGGTTTGAACTCTATCGAAAGAGTTCAAGAAGCCATTGAAGCTGTTAATCTCAAATTAAATGAGGcagaaattaaatttttagaaGAGCCATATCATACCAAACCACTGGaaccaatttttaattaa